The genomic stretch ATGGCCCTCGATTTTGGGGGCATCGCCAAGGGGTATGCCGCCGACGAGGTCGTCCGCATCTTCAAGGAAAGGGGCGTAAAAAGCGCCTATGTGGACCTGGGCGGCAATGTATTCGTCGTCGGGTCGCGTCCCGATGGCAGGCCGTGGCGGATTGCCATCCAGGACCCCAGGAAGGAGCGGGGCTTCTATGTCGGAATCATCGAGGCCAAGGACAAGAGCATAGTCACATCCGGCGATTACGAGCGTTACTTCGAGGCGAATGGCAAGCGGTATCATCATATCTTCGACCCGGCCACGGGCCGGCCGGCGGATTCGGGCATCATGAGCGCCACCATCATATCAGACCGCTCAATCGACGGCGATGCGCTGTCTACGAGCGTATTCATCCTGGGGCCCGAAAAGGGCCTCGAGCTCGTCAACAGATTGCCGGGGATCGAGGCCGTTATAATCACGACGGACCGGAAGGTTCTTATCTCCAGGGGCCTCGCCGAAAGCGGTGCTTTCACTATAACGAGCAAGGAGTACAGGCTTACACGATGAAAAAGGGAGACGCGCTCCTCCTAATTGCCATATCGGTCACTGTGGCCCTGACCCTTGCCCTGGGTCACATCCTCACCCCCAGGATGGGGGGAAGTGCCGCGTCCAGGCTGGCCGTTACGATCAAGGTCGATGGCAGGATGTACCGGACCATGCCCCTGGAGCCCGTGGGACATAAGACCTTCAAAATCAGGACGAAGCGCGGTGGATACGCGCTCCTGGAGATGCGGGATGGAAAGATTCGCATAGCTGAGTCCAACTGCCCCGAACAGGTTTGCGTAAGGACAGGATGGATATCGAGGCCGGGGCAATCAATAATTTGCGTTCCCAACCGTGTTATGGTATATATAAATGATATGGATGAATCCGACCACGGCCAGGCGGGCCAGGGCAGCAGCGAGGATGGCGTGGACGTCATAGTCTACTAAATTGTAGATGATATTCATATAGGTCTGGAGGCTCTAAAATGTCCGGGACATCGAGGCTTGTGCGATGCGGCCTCCTGGTCGCATTCAGCCTGGTTCTATATGTTATCGAGGGACTCATACCCGTCCCCTTCATCGTCCCCGGCGCCAAGCTGGGGCTGGCCAATATCATCACCGTAGTGGCGATCGCTCTGCTGGGGCCAAGGGACGCCTTTATCATTGTTACGGTGCGTACCTTTCTCGCATCCCTTCTAACCGGCAACCTGACCAGCTTCTGGTTCAGCCTTTCAGGGGCTATCCTGAGCACCTCTGTCATGTCTCTGGCCTATACCCGTTTCGGGGAGGCATTCAGCATTGCCGGGATAAGCATCCTCGGAGGAATCTTCCATAATATCGGCCAGCTCTTCGTCGCAAGCCTTGTCGTTGGCACATATGGAATCTATTCCTATTTGCCGCTCCTGCTGGTTGCCGGCACCTGCACAGGCTACTTTGTCGGCCTCGCGGCCAGCTTCATCATCCGAACGATGCAGGTCAACCCGTTGTTCCGCCTTCATATGCAGGAGAGCTACCAGGCCGGCGGCCGGGGAGAAAACAGCGCCGCCCGCAACGCCGCCCACCAGGCCACGGCAGGGCAGGTCGCGAAGTGACTCAAACCAGGAAACCAGGGATGAAAAGGGATGAAATGATGCAAGGCAGGGAAAGGCTTGAAAGGTTCGCTCTCATCCAGGCTGAGATCGATAGGGTCGAGCGCATCCTGCAGGACCTCACCAGCGTCTCTCCCCGGCCGCTCTGGGCGGCCGTGCAGGATATGATCGAAGCCGGAGGCAAACGACTGAGGCCAGCCATGGTCATCACCTGCAGTTATTTTGGCCCCCGGAGGGACCAGCGACAGGATCAAGTCACGCAGGCGGCCGCAGCAATTGAGATAATTCACCTCGCCACGCTCATCCACGACGATATAATTGACAACTCCCCCTTGCGGCGCGGGGTTCCTGCGCTACATGAGCGCTTCGGTAAAGAGGTTGCCGTGTTTGCCGGGGACTACCTCCTGAGCCAGGCCCTCTCGATGCTCGTGACGGGCATGCCGCCGGGGCTTCTTGGCACGATCTCGGATTCCCTCAAAACGCTCTGCCTGGGCGAGATCAGACAATTCACGCACCGCTATGACCTCGAGGTCTCCCCTGACGAGCACCTGGATATAATCCAGCAAAAGACGGCATCCCTCTTCTCGCTGGCATGCTTCACCGGCGCCTCGATCTCCGAAGCGCCACCCACCATCGTCAGATCGCTCCAGACCTACGGGATGCACCTCGGGATGCTGTTCCAGATTGTAGATGATATCCTGGATCTCTATGGTTCTGAGGCTGAGACGGGCAAGCCACCGGGCAGGGACTTGGAGGATGGGATTTACACGCTCCCCATTATCTATACCCTGACCACCAGGGAATTCCGGGCGAGGCTGAAGCCTTATCTCCGGGGCGGAGCTGGGGCCCCGGTTTCAGATCGCGATATCGCCGGGATCGCCGCAATTGTCAGGGAGGCGGGGGGCCTCGACCACGCCAGGGCCGTCGCAGGGCACATGGCGGCGCTCGCTCGTGAAGCCCTTTCAAGCCTGCCGGATGTGCCACATAGATGCCTGCTGGCCGATTTTATAGATTTTGCTCAAAATAGGGGATACTGATTGATGGGGATTGATAGGGATTGATAGGGGATATATAAGGATGAACTACCGCGACCTTGGAGAATTTATCGCCTGTCTTGATTCAAAAGGTATGTTGAAACGGATAAAGGCCCCGGTCGACCCGGTGCTCGAGATAACGGAGATAACCGACAGGGTGTGCAAACAGGGCGGGCCCGCCCTCCTCTTCGAAAACGTCAAGGGGTCGAACTACCCGGTGCTGATAAATGCCTTCGGCTCTCACGAGCGGGTAAAGCTCGCCCTGGGCGTTGCAAGCTTGGACGCCATCGGCGAAGAAATCACCAGGCTTCTCGATATCCCGAGGATGGACGGTTTCCTGGGCAAGCTGAAGGCCCTCCCTGCGCTCAAGAGGATCGCCGACTTCTTCCCCAGGACGGTCAAATCTGCCCCGTGCCAGGAGGTCGTAGAGGACGAGCCTGACCTCGACAGCCTCCCGGTCCTGAAATGCTGGCCGGGGGATGGGGGCCGCTTCATTACCCTGCCGCTTGTTTTCACGAAAGACCCTGAAACCGGTCGCCAGAACGTCGGGATGTACAGGATGCAGGTCTACGATAAGCGCACTACCGGGATGCACTGGCATATTCACAAGGACGGGGCCCGGCACTTCGAGATATACAAATCCCAGGGCAGTAGGATGGAGGTTGCCGTGGCCATAGGGTGCGACCCGGCGACGATCTATGCCGCAACCGCCCCCCTCCCCTACGGCATCGATGAGATCCTGTTCAGCGGCTTTCTCAGGCAGGCGCCTGTGGAAATGGTCAGGTGTAAGACTGTAGATTTAGAGGTCCCGGCCCACTCGGAATTCATCCTGGAAGGATATGTCGACCCGTCTGAGATGCGGCTGGAAGGGCCGTTTGGCGACCATACAGGCTATTATTCCGAGCCCGGCCTCTACCCCGTTTTCCATGTCACCGCCATCACGAGGAAGCGCTCCCCGGTCTACAATGCCACTATAGTGGGAAGGCCTCCGATGGAGGACTGCTTCCTCGCAAAGGCGACCGAGAGGATATTCCTCCCGCTGATCAGGCTACAGCTCCCCGAGATAGTGGACATGAACCTCCCAATCGAAGGGGTTTTCCATAACTGCGCCATATTATCCATCAGGAAGAGCTATCCCGGCCAGGCCAAAAAGGTCATGCATGCCCTGTGGGGATTGGGCCAGATGATGTATACCAAGCTCATAATCGTCGTGGACCATGATGTAGATGTCCATGACCTGTCATGTGTGATGTGGAAGGTCTTCAATAACATCGATGCCAGGCGGGACGTTGTCATCGTCGACGGCCCCCTGGATATCCTGGATCACGCCTCCCCGCAGCCGAGGTATGGCTCGAAGATGGGGATAGATGCCACGAGGAAATGGCCGGAAGAGGGACATCCCAGGGAATGGCCGGGTGAGATACATATGGCGCCCGAGATCAAAAAGCTGGTTGATGAGAGATGGAGCGAATATGGAATCAATCAGGAGCAACACGAATAGCACGCCGGGCAACGAACCCAATAGGGGGGCCATGGGCGGGAGAATCAAGACTTATGCCGATCTTGTAATGTTCGGCCATTCCCTCTTTGGACTCCCCTTCGCCTACCTCGGGGCCCTCCTGGCTGCGCGGGGAATGCCGGCCTGGCGGGATATCCTGTGGATCACCCTGGCGATGCTTGGAGCGAGAAACGGGGCCAATGCCATTAATCGCCTGGTGGACCACGAGATCGACGCGCGAAATCCGCGGACCGCAAACAGGCACCTACCGCGCGGGGTCGTTTCGCGGCGCGAGGTGTTGGTGCTCTCGACCATGGCTTTCATCCTCTTCATAGTAAGCGCGTGGCAACTCAATGCCCTTTGCGTGAAGCTCCTCCCCGTTGCCCTCGCCGTCATAATCTCGTATTCATATACCAAGAGGTTCACGTGGGCCTCCCACTTCGTCCTCGGATTCGCTGTGGCCATGGCCCCTATGGGTGGTTGGATAGCGGTGCGCGGCGCCATCGAGCCTGCCACGATACTCCTGGGGCTGGCTGCGGGGGCGTGGGTGGCGGGCTTTGATATAATCTACGCGCTCCAGGATATCGACTTCGACAGGAAGGAGGGGCTGCACTCCGTGCCAGCGAGATTCGGCGCAAGTACGGCCCTGACGATATCGACCCTCCTCCACGTCCTTACCTTCATAACCCTCCTGGGGCTAGCCTTTGAACAACACCTGGGCCCGGTATACATCGCCGGGGTAGTCATCTCAGGGGCTCTCCTCTGGTATGAGCACCGCCTTGTCTCCGCGGCGGACCTGAATAGGATTGATGTTGCCTCCTACACCATAAACCAGATAATAGCCCCGGTGTTGTTCATGGCTGCTGTTATCGATCGCCTCATAAAGCTATAGAATATATCATGACAGATTAAGACGGGAGGCATCAGGATATGAGAATAAGACTGAGAGCGAGATTGGAAATGGGAATGAGGATAATATTGTATAGAGGTTTGCTGTTCCCTATTGCCCTGGCCCTGCTCGTATTGCTAATGGCAGCCGGGGCGCCGTTAGAAGCCTCCACCAAATCTCCCCAGTCTCCCGGTGCCAGCAACGCTTTGCGTATAGGAATACTTCCCGACGTGGATTCCTTCCCGTTTATCGTGGCGCAGGAGCTCGGGTTCTTCGAGGATACCGGCGTAAATGTAAAACTGATCCCATTTCAGAACCCGATAGAGAGGGATAGCGCCCTCCAGGCAAAGGCCATCGATGGCGAGGTCGCGGACACCCTCGCAGCGGTGTTTGCGCGCGTGAATGGCCTCGACGTCAAGATTACTTCTATAACAAACGGCCGCTATGCTATACTCACGTCACCCAAATCCGGCATCAAGTCCCTCCAGGACCTGAAGAACGTCCCGGTCGGCCTTTCCACAAATACCATCATAGAATATATAACCGACCAGCTCCTGACCGGCGCGGGGCTTCCGGCCAGCTCGATCGGGAAGATAGCCATACCCAAGATCCCGATCAGGCTTCAAATGCTGGAATCCGGCAAGATCAAGGCCGCGTGCCTGCCCGAGCCCCTGGCAACGGTGGCAAGGCTCAGGGGCGCCTCCCTCATCGCGGACAGCGATTCTATGGGCCTGGCCCCCGGCGTAATGATCTTTACGACCAGCGCGATAAGGGGAAAGGCTGAAGAGCTCCGCAAGCTCTACGAAGCCTATGATAAGGCAGTCATGAAAATAAACGAGGAACCGGGCTCGGTGAGGCATCTCCTTGTCGAGAAGGCTGGCTTTCCTGCGATTGTGAAGGATGCCCTCGTTTTCCCACATTACCACAGGCCGTCCGTCCCGGCACGGGGTGATGTGGAAAGGGTTGTCAACTGGATGGTCCAGAAGAATTTGATAGAGGAGAACCAGGCCCCCGCCTACCAGGATCTCGTGACAGACAGCCTTATCAGGAACATCGGGACCGGGGATTTTAAGTAGGCTGTATGATAACTGTAAGGGAATTAAGCTTCACATACCAGCAGGCGAATTCAAGATCAGGAATTGAGGCCCTCGCCGGCATATCAGTTGATATGCCCGGGAATTCCACAACCGCAATCCTCGGGCCGTCGGGCTGCGGCAAGACCACTCTGCTCTACATCCTAGCGGGCCTCCTCAAGCCGTCAAGCGGCGAGGTTCTCATCAAGGGCCAGCCTCCCCGGGCAGGACGGCCGGGGACCGCGCTTGTCCCGCAGGATTACGGTCTTCTCCCGTGGAAGACGGTGCGGGATAACGTGTCTCTCGGGCTCAAGCTGAGGAGGGTCCCCGCGCCCTTGGCGCTGCAAAGGGTGGAATACATCCTCGAACAGCTGGGCGTGGCGGAGACCATCAACCGCTACCCCGCCCAGCTGAGTGGCGGCCAAGCCCAGCGGGTGGCAGTAGCCCGCGCGCTGGTGCTCAACCCCGATGTCCTTCTCCTGGATGAACCATTCTCGTCGCTTGACGCGCTCACACGCGAGAAGCTCCAGGAGGTGCTCCTTGATGTATGGGCCAGGCTCAGGGTCTCCACCGTGCTCGTAACGCACTCCATAGAGGAGGCCGTCTTCCTCGGCCACAAGATCATAGTCCTATCGGGGCAACCAGGGCGGTTGGTGGCCGAGGTCGAAAACACGTGTTTCGGGCGACCGGACGCCCGCGACCTGCCAGAGTTCCACAATACATGCGCGGAGCTCAGGGGGCTTCTCGGCCGGCGTCACCGGCTCAACCCGGCTTAACCAGGCTCAGCCCGGCTCAACCAGGTCTGGTATGACCGGGGTCTTGCATGATCCGATCCGGCCCGAGTCGGATATATACGAGTCGGATATATATCAGGTAGGATAGGAACCGGAAGCAATGCCTATAAACTATGGTACAAACAGGTATAAAATAGGCAGGGAGCAATACAGGATGAACGTGCTGAAATGGCACAAAAAAGGCGCTGGAAATCTACCTGCGAAGAGCGCGGGATCAGCAATCGCGGTAATCCTGGGGACCATAGCTATATGGCAGGGTATATCCGCAGCCGCACGCATCCCGGCTCTCCCTGGACCATATGAGATCGCCCTGGCCTCCGGGCGCGTAGCCCCGGCCCTGGGCCTACACATGCTCGTAAGTATGTGGCGCGTCGTCGCCGGTTCGCTTATCGCCCTCTCGCTCGGCGTACCCCTCGGGTGCTTCGTCGGCCGGAACCGGACCATCGATACAGTCATCGCGCCCGTTATATACCTCGCCTACCCCGTGCCCAAGATAGCCTTTCTCCCTGTAATCCTGTTATTCCTCGGCCTGGGCGACACATCCAAGATATTCATAATAGTCCTCCTCGTATTTTTTCAGATTTTCGTCTCAACCAGGGACGCCGCCCGAAACCTCCCCCCGAGCCTCGTCTATTCCGTGAAAGCCCTCGGGGCAACGCCGCGGGATATATACAGGCATGCCATAATACCTGCGATCCTCCCCGAAATCTTCACTGCCACACGTATCGGCCTCGGCACGGGCCTGGCAACCCTTTTCTTTACCGAAACCTTTGCCACCTTCCATGGCCTCGGGTATTTCATTATGGATGCCTGGTCCAGGGCCGCATATGATGAAATGTTCGCCGGCATCATGGCGCTGAGCATCCTTGGATTCGTGCTGTTTGCCGCGCTCGATATCATCGAAAGGAGGACCTGCCGCTGGAAACACCTGAATTAATCGCCACAGGCATGGACGACCGGGGTGGGAGGAAGGGGCGCTCTCCCGGGAGGTTCCTCCCGCGGTCATACGCAAGAAAATTATGGCGCGCCATATGCGAGTTTGAGTTGATCGCGCCGAGCGACCGGATACTGGTAGGCTTCTCTGGCGGGAAGGATAGCTCATTCTTGGTGTATGCGCTCGCCGCAATACGAGAATACTCGCCAGCCCCATTTGAGGTCGGGGCGCTCATGGTGGACCTCGGTTTTACCGGCTTTACCGGGCTCAGGCCCGGGCAGCCCGGGCCTGCCAGATCTGACGGACCTAACGGGCCTGATGGACCTGTAACTGAGCGCCTGCGGGATTTCTGCGAGGCCCTCGGCGTGCCGTTTTACCTCAAGCAAACGGAGATAGCTGCAATGGTCCTGGCGCCCGCCGCCGGGCAAAACCCATGCGCAGTCTGCTCTCATCACAGGCGTGGCGCCATGAACAACTTCGCCCTCGAACACGGATATAACAAGATCGCGCTTGCTCACCACCACGATGACGCGATCGAGACCCTGCTGATGAGCATCCTTTATTCCGGCCAGATCAAAACCTTTCTACCCAGGACATACCTGGACCGCACAGGGCTCACTGTCATACGCCCCCTCGTCTACTTCAGAGAGCACGAGATCAGGTCCGCAACCCGCTTTACAGGTTTCGAGCCAGTCCCAAGCCCCTGTCCCATGAACGGCAGGAGCAAGCGCGCCGAGGTCAAGGAGCTCATACGCGATCTCACCAGGAAGGACCGCACCATCTACAGCAAACTCTCGGCGGCCCTACGAAGTGATGCCGTCATCGAGTTGTGGCCCCCGGTCCCATCCAAGGAGGAGCTCGACCGGAAACACCGTGAATTCTTCAGGAATAAAAAGGAATAAAAGAGCCAGGGCAGCGCGGCAGGATGATTGATCCGCTAACCGGATGTCCCCGGCCCGGAGGGATTCTTCCTGGTGGAATTCCTCCTTGCTCAGGCGATGTAGGGGATCTGATCCCCTCCAACGTGACCCTCGCCCGGTATCAAGGGGATGCCATCCATGTTCCCCTCTCCCGGCGCCTCCTCGGAGGCATCATCGGGCGGCCCTGCGGCGGAGGCCACCTCCTCCGGCAGCAGGGCCACATTAAGCACCTGGTCCATATGATCGACAAGGATGAATTCAAGCTTATCCTTGACATTTTGAGGAACCTCTTCAAGTTCCTTCTTGTTCTCCGACGGCAGGATGACTGTCCGGATGCCTGCCCTGTGCGCTGCGAGCACCTTTTCCCTTATACCGCCTACCGGGAGCACCCGCCCGCGCAGCGTGATCTCGCCAGTCATTGCCACATCGCCCTTGACAGCACGCCCTGTTAACGCCGACGCCAGAGCAGTGGCCATTGAGATGCCCGCAGAGGGCCCATCCTTTGGAATAGCCCCTTCCGGCACGTGGATGTGCACGTCCGAGTCCTGGTAGAAGGTTTCACTTATCCTGAGGTCGCTCGCACGGGAGCGGATATAGGTGAAGCCCGCCTGTGCCGATTCCCTCATGACCTCTCCCAGTTTCCCCGTGAGGGTGAGCTTCCCTGTGCCCTTCATAACGGAAACCTCGATGGCGAGGATATCCCCGCCGGCCTCTGTCACGGCCAGGCCCGTTGCGACCCCGACCCTATCCTCCATCTCGGCTACCCCATACCTGTACTGGGGAATCCCGAGGTATTTCTCAACCTGGTCCTCATCAATCGATATGGGGCCATCGCAGCCGCCGACAACCTCCCGCGCGACCTTCCGGCAGATGGCGGATAGCTCCCGCTCCAGGTTCCGGACCCCAGCCTCGCGCGTGTACTCCCGGATGATCTTGCGGATCGCGCCCTCGCTGATGGTCACGCCCCGGTCTTCAAGCCCATGCTCCTTCAGCTGCTTTGGGAAGAGGAACTTATCCGCGATCTGGACCTTCTCCTCCTCCGTATAGCCCGGGATAGATATGACCTCCATCCGGTCGAGAAGCGCACGCGGTATAGCATGCATGATATTCGCCGTGGTTATGAACATGACATCCGACAGGTCGAACGACGCTTCTATATAATGATCGCCAAAGGCGCAGTTTTGCTCGGGGTCCAAGACCTCGAGCAACGCCGCTGCGGGGTCCCCCCTGAAATCCGAGCTCATTTTATCGATCTCATCCAGCAGCAGCACAGGGTTTTTGGATCCCGCCTGTCGCATAGCCTGTATAACCTTGCCAGGCAGGGCGCCCACATACGTCCTCCTGTGCCCCCTTATCTCCGCCTCATCCCTCACGCCGCCCAGGGAAAACCGGACAAACTTCCTCCCGAGGGCGCGAGCTATGGATTTCCCGAGCGAGGTTTTGCCCACTCCCGGTGGCCCGACGAGGCACAAGATCGGCCCCTTCATCTTGTTGGACAGCTGGCGAACCGCCAGGAACTCGAGAATCCTCTCCTTCACCTTTTCGAGGCCGTAATGGTCCTCGTCGAGTATCCTGGCCGCGGCATCAACATCCAGCCTGTCCTTGGTCTTTTGAGTCCAGGGCAGCGCCAGGAGCCAGTCGAGGTATGTGCGAACCACAACAGCCTCCGCCGCCATCGGGGGCATCTTCTCGAGCCTCTCAACCTCACGCGTGGCGCGCTCGACAACATCCTTGGGCAACTTCGCCGCCGCTATCTTCTCCCTGTATTCATCAACCTCGGCCATGCGCTCGTCCTTTTCGCCGAGCTCCCTCTGGATGGCCTTTATCTGCTCCCTGAGATAATACTCCTTCTGGGTCTTCTCCATCTGCTTCCTGACCCGGACGTGTATCTTCCTCTCGATCTCAAGGATCTCCATTTCCCTGCTCAATATCTGGCAGAGCGCCTCCAGCCTGACCTTCGGTGACCCGGCCTCCAGTATCCCCTGCTTATCCTCCACCCGCAGGGGCAGGTGAGACACGATGTCATCAGCCAGGCGACCCGCATCGTCGATGTTTGCAACAGAGATCAAGATCTCCGGGGGTATCTTCTTGCTCAGCTTTACATACTGTTCAAACTCGCTGACGGTGCTCCTCATTAAAGCCTCGATTTCAGGCGTCTTCTCCTCGTGCTCTTCGAGCCTGGTAACCCGAACCTTGTAACAGGGTTCAGATTGGACATACTCTTCGATCCTGGCCCTTACAATCCCTTCCACTAAAATCCGTATAGTCCCGTCCGGGAGCTTAGCAAGTTGTTTGATCTCTGAGATTGTGCCGACCCTGTAAATCTCGTTTGGCGTGGGCTCGTTTATCCTGGCCTGCTTCTGCGCAGTCAACAGGATGAGCCGGTCATTCATCATTGCCTCCTCAAGCGCGCTAACGGACTTATCCCTCCCGACCTCAAGGGGTATTGTCATGTATGGAAAAACCAGAACACCGCGCAAGGGAAGCAACGGTAAGGTATCCTGGGCCTGAGCCTTAAACCCTGCCTCTCCCACATTCTCCGTAGCCATCCCTCTCCCACACCTCCTGACTAATGGGCCCACAGAGCTGATTATCAAGTAGCATAAAACATCTGGTAGTTCAGGTGACCCCTCGAGGGCGGATAGAGGATCCTGTTGTGTACCCCAGATAACCTATGCGACTAGTTCTCTACAATGAAATTATAGCCTTTTTGGTGGAAGCAGGCAAGATTGATATAAAAAAACCCCGTTTAGCTGCCTAAATAAACTTCAGGCAAAAACGGGATAATCTTGCAATAACGCGGTTATGAATGGAAGAGCCCCCGCCGCTTATGTGCTCGTCCGCCTATGTGTCTATGTGCTTAGGGTCGTAAGAGCTCCCACCGCGGTCATACGCCGGGCTGCCCCTCCGCTGTTCATCAGGGCCGCCCTCACTGCCTCCTCTATGCGCTCGGCACCCAATATCTCGACCCCATCAATGGCCTTGAAGATGTCCTGCCAGTTATCCCTGGGTATGATAACCCTCTTGGCCCCCGCCCTTATCGCAGCCTCGATCTTTGGAACAATGCCGCCCACCGGCTTAACATACCCCCGGATTGATATCTCACCTGTCATGGCCACCTTATTATTCACGGGCTCGTTCGTTATAGCCGAGTAGATTGCTGTTATAAGGGCGATGCCGGCCGACGGCCCATCAATAGGGACTCCGCCGGGGAAATTGATGTGCAGGTCATAATCCACAGGGTTAACATCGAGGTACTTGCGCAGGACTGTAAGAACATTCTCGACCGACCCCTTTGCCATGCTCTTGCGGCGCACAACCTTCCCCGCATCGCCCATTTCCTCCTCCTCTATGACTCCCGTGGTTATGACGTGCCCTGTGCCCCTCGCCACCGGTATCGCCGTAACCTCTATCTCAACTATGGTCCCCATATTCGGCCCGTAAATAGCGAGGCCGTTCGCATACCCAACCTGGGGCTCGTCTGGCACCCGTTTTTCGGGCCGGGGCACATACTGGCCGCTATTCACCACCCACTCAACGTCCTGGGTGGTGATAGTAGAACGCCTCTCGGTCAACGCTATCCCGCCCGCAATCTGGATCATGTTCACAGCATCGCGCCCATTCGTGGCGTATTTCTTGATGACCTCCAAGGCCCCATCCTCAAGCTCAAATCTGGCCTTTCTGGCCGCATTGGCCGCTATTACCCCCACCTCCTCAGGAGTGAGGGCCCTGAAGAATATCTCTATGCAACGCGACCTTATGGCGGCTGGTATCTCGTGAGGCATCCTGGTGGTGGCGCCAACGAGCCGGAAGTCGGCCGGGAGCCCGTTCTGGAATATATCGTGAATATGCTGGGGAATGTTAGAGTCCTCTGAGCTGTAATAGGCGCTCTCGAAGAATACCTTCCTGTCCTCCAGCACCTTGAGCAGCTTATTCATCTGGACCGGGTGGAGCTCCCCTATCTCATCGAGAAACAGGATTCCCCCGTGCGCCTTGGTGACCGCCCCGGGCTTGGGCTGGGGTATGCCGGCTATGCCCAGGGGACCGGCT from Bacillota bacterium encodes the following:
- a CDS encoding ABC transporter substrate-binding protein yields the protein MRIRLRARLEMGMRIILYRGLLFPIALALLVLLMAAGAPLEASTKSPQSPGASNALRIGILPDVDSFPFIVAQELGFFEDTGVNVKLIPFQNPIERDSALQAKAIDGEVADTLAAVFARVNGLDVKITSITNGRYAILTSPKSGIKSLQDLKNVPVGLSTNTIIEYITDQLLTGAGLPASSIGKIAIPKIPIRLQMLESGKIKAACLPEPLATVARLRGASLIADSDSMGLAPGVMIFTTSAIRGKAEELRKLYEAYDKAVMKINEEPGSVRHLLVEKAGFPAIVKDALVFPHYHRPSVPARGDVERVVNWMVQKNLIEENQAPAYQDLVTDSLIRNIGTGDFK
- a CDS encoding ABC transporter ATP-binding protein; translated protein: MITVRELSFTYQQANSRSGIEALAGISVDMPGNSTTAILGPSGCGKTTLLYILAGLLKPSSGEVLIKGQPPRAGRPGTALVPQDYGLLPWKTVRDNVSLGLKLRRVPAPLALQRVEYILEQLGVAETINRYPAQLSGGQAQRVAVARALVLNPDVLLLDEPFSSLDALTREKLQEVLLDVWARLRVSTVLVTHSIEEAVFLGHKIIVLSGQPGRLVAEVENTCFGRPDARDLPEFHNTCAELRGLLGRRHRLNPA
- a CDS encoding NusG domain II-containing protein, which produces MKKGDALLLIAISVTVALTLALGHILTPRMGGSAASRLAVTIKVDGRMYRTMPLEPVGHKTFKIRTKRGGYALLEMRDGKIRIAESNCPEQVCVRTGWISRPGQSIICVPNRVMVYINDMDESDHGQAGQGSSEDGVDVIVY
- a CDS encoding menaquinone biosynthesis decarboxylase — protein: MNYRDLGEFIACLDSKGMLKRIKAPVDPVLEITEITDRVCKQGGPALLFENVKGSNYPVLINAFGSHERVKLALGVASLDAIGEEITRLLDIPRMDGFLGKLKALPALKRIADFFPRTVKSAPCQEVVEDEPDLDSLPVLKCWPGDGGRFITLPLVFTKDPETGRQNVGMYRMQVYDKRTTGMHWHIHKDGARHFEIYKSQGSRMEVAVAIGCDPATIYAATAPLPYGIDEILFSGFLRQAPVEMVRCKTVDLEVPAHSEFILEGYVDPSEMRLEGPFGDHTGYYSEPGLYPVFHVTAITRKRSPVYNATIVGRPPMEDCFLAKATERIFLPLIRLQLPEIVDMNLPIEGVFHNCAILSIRKSYPGQAKKVMHALWGLGQMMYTKLIIVVDHDVDVHDLSCVMWKVFNNIDARRDVVIVDGPLDILDHASPQPRYGSKMGIDATRKWPEEGHPREWPGEIHMAPEIKKLVDERWSEYGINQEQHE
- a CDS encoding ABC transporter permease → MNVLKWHKKGAGNLPAKSAGSAIAVILGTIAIWQGISAAARIPALPGPYEIALASGRVAPALGLHMLVSMWRVVAGSLIALSLGVPLGCFVGRNRTIDTVIAPVIYLAYPVPKIAFLPVILLFLGLGDTSKIFIIVLLVFFQIFVSTRDAARNLPPSLVYSVKALGATPRDIYRHAIIPAILPEIFTATRIGLGTGLATLFFTETFATFHGLGYFIMDAWSRAAYDEMFAGIMALSILGFVLFAALDIIERRTCRWKHLN
- a CDS encoding polyprenyl synthetase family protein, producing MKRDEMMQGRERLERFALIQAEIDRVERILQDLTSVSPRPLWAAVQDMIEAGGKRLRPAMVITCSYFGPRRDQRQDQVTQAAAAIEIIHLATLIHDDIIDNSPLRRGVPALHERFGKEVAVFAGDYLLSQALSMLVTGMPPGLLGTISDSLKTLCLGEIRQFTHRYDLEVSPDEHLDIIQQKTASLFSLACFTGASISEAPPTIVRSLQTYGMHLGMLFQIVDDILDLYGSEAETGKPPGRDLEDGIYTLPIIYTLTTREFRARLKPYLRGGAGAPVSDRDIAGIAAIVREAGGLDHARAVAGHMAALAREALSSLPDVPHRCLLADFIDFAQNRGY
- a CDS encoding Gx transporter family protein, whose protein sequence is MSGTSRLVRCGLLVAFSLVLYVIEGLIPVPFIVPGAKLGLANIITVVAIALLGPRDAFIIVTVRTFLASLLTGNLTSFWFSLSGAILSTSVMSLAYTRFGEAFSIAGISILGGIFHNIGQLFVASLVVGTYGIYSYLPLLLVAGTCTGYFVGLAASFIIRTMQVNPLFRLHMQESYQAGGRGENSAARNAAHQATAGQVAK
- a CDS encoding UbiA family prenyltransferase encodes the protein MGGRIKTYADLVMFGHSLFGLPFAYLGALLAARGMPAWRDILWITLAMLGARNGANAINRLVDHEIDARNPRTANRHLPRGVVSRREVLVLSTMAFILFIVSAWQLNALCVKLLPVALAVIISYSYTKRFTWASHFVLGFAVAMAPMGGWIAVRGAIEPATILLGLAAGAWVAGFDIIYALQDIDFDRKEGLHSVPARFGASTALTISTLLHVLTFITLLGLAFEQHLGPVYIAGVVISGALLWYEHRLVSAADLNRIDVASYTINQIIAPVLFMAAVIDRLIKL
- a CDS encoding tRNA 2-thiocytidine biosynthesis protein TtcA — translated: MDDRGGRKGRSPGRFLPRSYARKLWRAICEFELIAPSDRILVGFSGGKDSSFLVYALAAIREYSPAPFEVGALMVDLGFTGFTGLRPGQPGPARSDGPNGPDGPVTERLRDFCEALGVPFYLKQTEIAAMVLAPAAGQNPCAVCSHHRRGAMNNFALEHGYNKIALAHHHDDAIETLLMSILYSGQIKTFLPRTYLDRTGLTVIRPLVYFREHEIRSATRFTGFEPVPSPCPMNGRSKRAEVKELIRDLTRKDRTIYSKLSAALRSDAVIELWPPVPSKEELDRKHREFFRNKKE